One region of Fragaria vesca subsp. vesca linkage group LG4, FraVesHawaii_1.0, whole genome shotgun sequence genomic DNA includes:
- the LOC101297140 gene encoding GDSL esterase/lipase At1g29660-like has product MAVILRKVATKTLWVYFYVLLFSVSSNMHYLVDGAPQAPCYFIFGDSLSDSGNNNRLLTLAKVNYHPYGIDFSLGPTGRFCNGRNLVDIIAKLLGFDDYISPFATATKDDITKGVNYASGAAGIRDESGRNQGMRISLNKQLINHQIIVKRLVALRGNNGSLVADYLSKCIYSVGMGSNDYINNYFMPKLYQTSRLYTPEQYADVLVQEYSQQLRTLYNSGARKIVIFGVGMIGSTPFEVAMCGSNGTLCVDNINNAVQLFNARLKSLVTDLNTNLTNAKFIYIDYYGIGLSGALSSPPGSINYTAPCCEVERNSTTGLCTAFKTPCQNRTQYAFWDAIHPTEISNVFIGARAYNSTLPTDVFPCDISHLAQM; this is encoded by the exons ATGGCCGTCATCCTTCGTAAAGTAGCTACAAAGACATTGTGGGTTTACTTTTATGTTTTGTTGTTTTCGGTGTCATCGAATATGCATTACTTAGTTGATGGGGCACCACAAGCTCCTTGTTACTTCATATTTGGAGACTCACTATCTGATAGTGGAAATAACAATCGGCTTTTGACACTGGCCAAAGTCAATTATCATCCATATGGCATTGATTTTTCACTAGGTCCAACTGGAAGATTTTGCAACGGACGTAATTTAGTCGATATTATCG CTAAACTATTAGGTTTTGATGATTACATTTCTCCTTTCGCAACTGCAACAAAAGATGATATAACAAAAGGTGTAAATTATGCATCTGGTGCAGCAGGTATTCGTGATGAATCTGGACGTAATCAG GGAATGAGAATATCCTTGAATAAGCAATTAATAAATCACCAAATCATAGTCAAAAGGCTTGTTGCCCTAAGGGGAAATAACGGTTCACTCGTTGCTGATTATCTAAGCAAGTGCATATATTCAGTTGGGATGGGTAGCAATGATTACATTAATAACTATTTCATGCCAAAGCTTTACCAAACTAGCCGATTATATACTCCAGAGCAATATGCAGATGTTCTTGTTCAAGAGTACTCACAACAATTAAGG ACTCTGTACAATTCTGGGGCAAGGAAGATCGTCATTTTTGGAGTAGGTATGATAGGCTCAACACCATTCGAAGTAGCAATGTGTGGCTCAAACGGCACTCTGTGTGTTGATAACATCAACAATGCTGTCCAACTTTTCAATGCAAGGCTTAAATCGCTTGTTACTGATCTTAACACAAATCTAACAAATGCTAAGTTTATTTACATAGATTATTATGGAATTGGCCTATCCGGTGCTCTTTCATCTCCTCCCG GTTCTATAAACTACACTGCGCCATGCTGTGAAGTTGAAAGGAATAGCACGACAGGGCTATGTACCGCGTTCAAGACCCCCTGTCAGAACAGAACTCAATATGCATTTTGGGATGCTATCCATCCTACTGAGATTTCAAATGTGTTTATAGGAGCAAGAGCATATAATTCTACATTACCTACTGATGTTTTTCCTTGTGACATTAGCCACTTAGCTCAAATGTAA